The following are encoded in a window of Manihot esculenta cultivar AM560-2 chromosome 8, M.esculenta_v8, whole genome shotgun sequence genomic DNA:
- the LOC110621258 gene encoding sterol 14-demethylase produces the protein MDSDNKLLNMGVLIVATLIVAKLISTFIMPRSRKRLPPVVSGWPLVGGLIRFLKGPIIMLREEYPKLGSVFSVNLAHWKITFLIGPEVSAHFFKAPEADLSQQEVYQFNVPTFGPGVVFDVDYTVRQEQFRFFTESLRVNKLKGYVDQMVMEAEDYFSKWGDSGEVDIKYELEHLIILTASRCLLGREVRDKLFDDVSALFHDLDNGMLPISVLFPYLPIPAHRRRDRARKRLAEIFASIIASRKLGGKSENDMLQCFIDSKYKNGRPTSESEITGLLIAALFAGQHTSSITSTWTGAYLLRYKEYLSAVQQEQKTLMRKHGNKVDHDVLSEMDVLYRCIKEALRLHPPLIMLLRSSHSDFTVTTREGKEYDIPKGHIVATSPAFANRLPHIYKDPDRYDPDRFAVGREEDKVAGAFSYISFGGGRHGCLGEPFAYLQIKAIWSHLLRNFELELVSPFPEIDWNAMVVGVKGKVMVRYKRRKLSVD, from the exons ATGGATTCAGATAACAAGCTCCTCAATATGGGTGTCCTCATCGTGGCTACTCTAATCGTGGCCAAGCTTATCTCCACCTTCATTATGCCTAGATCCAGAAAACGTCTGCCTCCAGTTGTGAGCGGTTGGCCACTGGTTGGAGGATTAATCCGCTTCTTGAAAGGCCCGATTATAATGCTTCGTGAAGAGTACCCAAAGCTTGGCAGTGTTTTCTCTGTGAACCTAGCTCATTGGAAGATTACCTTCTTGATTGGGCCTGAGGTGTCAGCTCACTTCTTCAAGGCCCCAGAGGCAGACCTCAGCCAGCAGGAGGTATATCAGTTCAATGTGCCTACCTTTGGCCCAGGTGTTGTGTTTGATGTCGATTACACTGTGCGACAAGAGCAGTTCCGCTTCTTTACAGAGTCTCTGAGGGTCAACAAACTCAAAGGCTACGTCGATCAGATGGTCATGGAAGCAGAG GATTACTTCTCAAAGTGGGGAGACAGTGGTGAAGTTGATATAAAGTATGAACTTGAACATCTGATTATATTGACTGCCAGTAGATGTCTTTTGGGTCGAGAAGTTCGTGATAAGCTTTTTGACGATGTATCTGCTTTATTCCATGACCTGGACAATGGAATGCTTCCTATCAGTGTCTTGTTCCCATACCTGCCCATTCCAGCTCACCGTCGCCGTGACAGGGCTCGCAAGAGGCTTGCAGAAATCTTTGCAAGCATTATAGCTTCTCGTAAACTTGGTGGAAAATCAGAGAATGACATGTTGCAGTGCTTCATAGACTCAAAGTACAAAAATGGCCGCCCAACAAGTGAATCTGAGATTACAGGCTTGCTCATTGCTGCTCTCTTTGCTGGCCAGCACACCAGTTCCATCACCTCCACTTGGACTGGGGCATATCTCCTCCGTTACAAGGAGTACTTATCTGCGGTACAGCAGGAGCAAAAAACCCTCATGAGAAAGCATGGGAATAAGGTTGATCATGATGTTTTGTCTGAGATGGATGTCCTGTATCGGTGCATTAAGGAAGCCCTAAGGCTCCATCCTCCATTAATAATGCTGCTACGCAGCTCTCACAGTGATTTTACTGTGACAACCCGGGAGGGAAAAGAATATGACATTCCCAAGGGTCACATTGTTGCAACATCTCCAGCATTTGCAAATAGGCTTCCTCATATTTACAAGGATCCAGACAGATATGATCCTGACAGATTTGCTGTTGGGAGGGAAGAAGACAAAGTGGCAGgggcattttcatatatttctTTTGGAGGTGGCAGGCACGGATGCCTTGGTGAACCATTTGCATATTTGCAGATAAAAGCTATATGGAGCCATTTGCTGAGGAATTTTGAATTGGAGCTGGTTTCTCCTTTTCCAGAGATCGACTGGAATGCAATGGTCGTGGGTGTGAAAGGAAAGGTAATGGTGCGTTACAAGCGCCGGAAGCTTTCAGTTGACTAG